The Halalkalibacter krulwichiae genome has a segment encoding these proteins:
- a CDS encoding response regulator transcription factor, whose protein sequence is MTYKVVLVDDESLILRSLEKIIDWESLNCEVAGTANDGQKALSLIKEMKPEVVVTDICMPEMNGLDLLREIQQLQAQPKVILLSGYNDFQYAKEGLRNNAFDYLLKPIDHDELEKCLERVIITYEDEKKKKYDYRKNLIFEALTFGSSLKDDYVYVIVKVEFNKLSLTDEQQIREWANQDIVDTFLDVFFYKVDQSNYLLVFVGSKEDIDIQLKVQSEIQEVTNRISTLMKIAVGKKVIGIDNLYESYLRTSKLHQSASFLKMKWVTEEEIKNEYHSIASPDVAINTAKSYLLENFTKEIGIENVARLVEFSVSHFSVLFKQKTGVTFLDYLTNLRIEHACVLLKTTDLKTYEIAEMVGYSDQRYFSQVFKKRVSVTPSQYRKQGNVS, encoded by the coding sequence ATGACTTATAAAGTAGTACTAGTTGATGATGAATCACTTATTCTTAGAAGTTTAGAGAAGATTATTGATTGGGAGTCTCTTAATTGTGAGGTAGCAGGTACAGCAAATGATGGACAAAAGGCCCTTTCACTCATTAAGGAGATGAAACCAGAGGTTGTTGTTACAGATATTTGTATGCCTGAAATGAATGGGCTTGATTTGCTTAGAGAAATCCAACAATTACAAGCTCAACCGAAAGTTATTCTGTTAAGTGGATACAATGATTTTCAATATGCAAAGGAAGGATTACGGAACAATGCTTTTGATTATCTTCTAAAGCCAATCGATCATGATGAATTAGAGAAGTGCCTTGAAAGAGTCATCATTACCTATGAAGACGAAAAGAAGAAGAAGTACGATTATCGGAAGAATTTGATTTTCGAAGCTTTAACATTCGGGAGTTCATTAAAAGATGACTATGTTTACGTAATTGTAAAAGTCGAATTCAATAAATTATCATTAACTGATGAACAACAAATAAGGGAATGGGCGAATCAAGATATAGTAGATACGTTCTTAGATGTATTTTTTTATAAGGTTGATCAATCAAACTATCTACTTGTGTTTGTGGGATCTAAAGAAGACATTGATATCCAATTAAAGGTGCAGAGTGAGATACAAGAGGTAACAAACAGGATTTCGACACTTATGAAAATAGCGGTAGGAAAAAAAGTCATTGGAATTGATAACCTCTATGAATCTTATCTTCGTACAAGCAAATTGCATCAATCTGCCTCCTTTTTAAAAATGAAATGGGTTACCGAAGAGGAGATTAAAAATGAATATCATTCAATTGCCTCTCCTGACGTTGCCATTAATACAGCTAAGAGCTATTTGCTAGAAAATTTCACAAAGGAAATTGGCATTGAAAATGTTGCAAGATTAGTTGAGTTCAGCGTCAGTCATTTTAGTGTGTTATTTAAGCAAAAGACAGGTGTTACGTTTCTTGATTATTTAACAAATCTTCGAATTGAACATGCGTGTGTACTGTTAAAGACAACGGATTTAAAAACTTATGAAATTGCTGAAATGGTTGGTTATAGTGATCAACGATATTTCAGCCAAGTGTTTAAAAAGCGTGTATCTGTCACTCCGAGTCAATATAGAAAACAAGGTAACGTTTCTTAA
- a CDS encoding MFS transporter: protein MSKEIKQKESIWRNSIFMKLFASYTVSMFGHWFDMVAIIVLFSYVWETEPIVLALIPVAYALPQVLLGQFASMLTDRFHKVKVMLVADVATAVLTFLLVFTKGPWIALVLIALRSTISVVHLPAQQGLIKRVVKEKLLMKAVTLNGSVNQLAKMIGPLIGASLLTIFSPKLCMIVNAICYTISAFILFKVLLDKKDNEKTSTPVVVNKIRLGFWGTWKTGWLIVFQKKTLYYSLMATFIGVTAIQMVDIQFPVLFREIAPHLPHLPGWLMAASGAGALTMIMLLNHFRKLTNYGWLIGISLFFIGAGFAGVALLKEGFHIFFPLLFGFIVGLGVGLLTITNQYIVQSETTEQEIGRVTAITNSVISFTVILSPLAGGVLVQYFGVRFVYLGSGSLLLLIGMLLFVGDSILFKNNQNRKKVVIAEGKSSS from the coding sequence GTGAGTAAAGAAATCAAACAAAAAGAGTCCATTTGGCGAAATTCAATTTTCATGAAATTATTTGCTTCCTATACAGTGTCGATGTTCGGTCATTGGTTTGATATGGTTGCAATCATTGTATTGTTTAGTTATGTATGGGAGACAGAACCGATTGTTTTGGCGCTTATCCCTGTTGCTTATGCGTTACCACAAGTCCTTTTAGGGCAGTTTGCTAGTATGTTGACAGATCGATTTCATAAAGTGAAAGTTATGCTGGTAGCAGATGTTGCAACGGCAGTCTTAACATTTTTGCTCGTATTTACAAAAGGTCCATGGATCGCACTTGTTCTCATCGCGCTTCGGTCCACGATCAGTGTTGTACATTTACCTGCTCAACAGGGACTTATTAAACGAGTAGTGAAAGAAAAGCTGCTTATGAAAGCTGTGACGTTAAACGGTTCGGTTAATCAATTAGCGAAAATGATCGGACCATTGATTGGTGCGTCTCTACTAACCATTTTCTCACCGAAGCTATGTATGATAGTAAATGCAATTTGTTATACGATATCCGCTTTCATATTGTTTAAGGTTTTGTTAGACAAAAAAGACAATGAGAAAACCTCTACTCCTGTCGTGGTAAATAAAATAAGATTAGGATTTTGGGGAACGTGGAAAACAGGGTGGCTCATCGTTTTCCAGAAAAAAACGCTTTATTACAGTTTAATGGCTACTTTCATTGGTGTGACAGCCATTCAAATGGTCGACATTCAGTTCCCCGTTTTGTTTCGGGAGATTGCTCCGCATCTACCTCATTTACCAGGTTGGTTAATGGCAGCATCAGGTGCAGGCGCCCTTACCATGATCATGTTATTAAACCACTTTAGAAAATTAACGAACTATGGATGGTTGATTGGAATCAGCTTATTCTTCATCGGGGCAGGTTTTGCAGGAGTCGCATTACTAAAGGAAGGATTTCATATTTTCTTTCCTCTTTTATTCGGTTTTATTGTTGGGTTAGGAGTAGGCCTGCTAACAATTACAAATCAGTACATTGTACAATCAGAAACAACGGAACAAGAAATTGGTAGAGTCACTGCTATCACGAACTCTGTTATCAGCTTTACTGTGATCTTGTCTCCACTAGCAGGTGGTGTACTTGTACAATATTTTGGCGTTCGGTTTGTTTATTTAGGATCGGGTAGTTTATTGCTTTTGATTGGAATGCTTTTGTTTGTAGGGGATTCTATTTTGTTTAAAAATAATCAAAATAGAAAAAAGGTGGTGATCGCAGAGGGAAAGTCAAGCTCTTGA
- a CDS encoding class II fructose-bisphosphate aldolase, with amino-acid sequence MIVNTKEILVEARKKKYAVAAFNVFNLETAQAAVAVAEKEKQPVILALGERYFPTVDVEGFSALAHAIAAKAKVPIALHLDHAYEKQSIIRAIRCGFSSVMYDGSRFELEENIRHTKEIAEIAHMAGVSIEAEIGSLARGSYSDEEEGDGTLTDPDEAVRFIEETGVDFLAAAIGTVHGMYQGEPNIQIPLLKEINEKVNIPLVLHGGSGTPNEIITESIQFGICKINVNTEVSMAAVNYLHHTEFKEQHLSSITADIQAEMEKVMTKFVRLFANRSN; translated from the coding sequence ATGTGTTCAACCTTGAAACGGCTCAAGCTGCGGTTGCAGTTGCTGAGAAAGAGAAACAGCCTGTTATTTTAGCTTTAGGGGAGAGATACTTTCCTACCGTAGATGTTGAAGGGTTTTCGGCTTTGGCGCATGCGATCGCAGCCAAAGCAAAAGTGCCAATTGCTCTTCATCTAGATCATGCCTATGAAAAACAATCGATTATTCGTGCCATACGCTGTGGCTTCTCTTCTGTCATGTATGATGGCTCACGCTTTGAGCTAGAGGAGAATATCCGCCATACAAAAGAAATCGCAGAAATTGCGCATATGGCTGGAGTTTCCATTGAAGCGGAAATAGGATCTCTTGCAAGAGGCTCTTACTCGGATGAAGAGGAAGGAGATGGCACACTTACAGATCCAGATGAAGCTGTGAGATTCATTGAAGAAACAGGAGTGGATTTTTTAGCAGCAGCAATTGGAACAGTACACGGGATGTATCAAGGGGAACCGAATATTCAGATACCTTTATTAAAAGAAATAAATGAAAAGGTTAACATTCCTCTTGTTCTGCATGGTGGTTCAGGAACGCCAAATGAAATCATCACCGAGTCGATTCAATTTGGCATTTGTAAAATCAATGTCAATACAGAAGTGTCGATGGCTGCAGTTAATTATTTACATCATACCGAATTTAAAGAACAGCATCTTTCTAGTATCACTGCTGATATTCAAGCAGAGATGGAGAAAGTCATGACAAAATTTGTGAGGTTGTTTGCTAATCGATCAAATTAG
- a CDS encoding ArsR/SmtB family transcription factor, with product MKNKVKQSPDTCEIFCYDEEKVNRVRTTVEEENLVPVANIFKALADETRLKIAYALVQEDELCVCDVANIIDATMATTSHHLRHLRNLGIAKSRKEGKLVFYSLDDDHVRMLVTTAVVHGKEVDTRGC from the coding sequence ATGAAAAACAAAGTTAAACAATCGCCGGATACATGTGAAATATTTTGTTATGACGAAGAGAAGGTCAATCGTGTTCGTACAACAGTCGAAGAAGAGAATCTTGTTCCTGTTGCGAATATCTTTAAAGCTCTAGCGGATGAAACGAGATTGAAAATCGCTTATGCCCTAGTACAAGAAGATGAATTGTGTGTCTGTGACGTTGCAAACATTATAGATGCAACTATGGCAACAACTTCCCATCACTTACGGCATCTTCGTAATTTAGGAATTGCCAAAAGTCGTAAAGAAGGGAAGTTAGTCTTTTATTCTCTTGATGATGACCATGTCCGAATGCTTGTTACTACAGCAGTCGTCCATGGCAAGGAGGTCGATACCCGTGGCTGCTAA
- a CDS encoding heavy metal translocating P-type ATPase, giving the protein MAAKSDQHVYRVEGFTCANCAGKFERNVKMLPGVTDAKVNFGASKLSVYGHASVEDLEKAGAFEQLKVRPESERNRSSHTSREGAEEEKPSFFKKYSTVLYSFSFLVFGFLSFFVNGEENLVTVLLFLASMLVGGFQLFKVGFQNLVRLEFDMRTLMTVAVIGGALIGEWAEVAVVVILFAISEELERFSMDRARNSIRSLMNIAPKEALVRRHGQEIMIHVDDIALGDIMIVKPGQKIAMDGVVTRGHSSVNQAAITGESVPVEKTIDDEVFAGTLNEEGLLEIKITKLVEDTTISKIIHLVEEAQGERAPAQAFVDRFAKYYTPIIMVIAALVAIIPPLLFAGNWETWVYQGLAVLVVGCPCALVISTPISIVSAIGNAANKGILVKGGIHLEAIGSLKAIAFDKTGTLTKGVPEVTDYKVIAPDTNETKLLSIITALEYHSQHPLASAIMKKAETEHIQYTKVDVEDFTSITGKGIKGKINGVTYMIGSSNWFHEFYPLPEEVEQLTASLQNEGKTAMLVGTDIEILAIIAVRDEVRESSQEVIKTLHRAGIKETIMLTGDNQSTAHAIGREVGVTNVQAELMPEDKLNYMKQLRAKHGKVAMVGDGVNDAPALAASTVGIAMGGAGTDTALETADVALMGDDLRKLPFAIKLSRKALNIIKANITFAIAIKMIALLLVVPNWLTLWMAILSDIGATLLVALNSMRLMRVKE; this is encoded by the coding sequence GTGGCTGCTAAAAGCGATCAACATGTCTATCGTGTTGAAGGGTTTACTTGTGCGAATTGTGCAGGGAAGTTTGAAAGAAATGTTAAGATGCTGCCTGGGGTGACTGATGCAAAAGTAAATTTTGGAGCATCTAAGCTTTCTGTTTACGGCCATGCTTCCGTTGAAGATTTAGAGAAAGCAGGTGCATTTGAACAGTTAAAAGTGAGACCGGAATCAGAAAGGAACCGATCTTCTCATACTAGTAGAGAAGGGGCTGAAGAAGAAAAGCCATCCTTTTTCAAGAAATATAGTACAGTACTTTATTCTTTCTCCTTTCTTGTTTTCGGATTTTTGTCTTTCTTTGTAAATGGAGAAGAGAATCTCGTTACCGTTCTCTTATTTCTAGCATCAATGTTAGTCGGTGGATTCCAGCTGTTTAAAGTAGGATTTCAAAACTTAGTACGTCTTGAATTTGACATGAGAACACTCATGACAGTTGCCGTTATTGGTGGAGCACTTATCGGTGAATGGGCTGAAGTGGCTGTAGTCGTCATTCTCTTTGCAATTAGTGAAGAGCTTGAGCGATTTTCAATGGATCGCGCTCGAAATTCAATTCGTTCTCTTATGAATATTGCACCAAAAGAAGCACTTGTGAGACGTCATGGACAAGAGATTATGATACATGTCGATGATATTGCGCTTGGCGATATTATGATCGTCAAACCGGGGCAAAAGATTGCCATGGACGGTGTTGTCACTCGAGGTCATTCTTCGGTTAATCAAGCTGCGATTACTGGTGAATCCGTACCAGTTGAGAAAACCATTGATGATGAAGTCTTTGCTGGAACATTGAATGAAGAAGGATTATTAGAAATTAAAATCACGAAACTAGTAGAAGATACAACGATTTCAAAGATTATTCATCTAGTAGAAGAAGCGCAAGGGGAGCGAGCTCCTGCGCAAGCTTTTGTCGATCGATTCGCGAAATATTACACCCCGATCATTATGGTCATTGCAGCTCTCGTTGCGATCATTCCGCCACTCCTTTTTGCTGGAAATTGGGAAACCTGGGTTTACCAAGGATTAGCAGTATTAGTAGTTGGATGTCCATGCGCGCTAGTCATTTCGACGCCTATTTCGATTGTGTCTGCTATTGGCAATGCTGCCAATAAAGGAATTCTTGTAAAGGGAGGCATTCACTTAGAAGCAATTGGTTCGCTCAAAGCAATTGCGTTTGATAAAACAGGAACGCTAACAAAAGGGGTGCCTGAGGTTACTGATTATAAAGTGATTGCGCCTGATACAAATGAAACTAAATTATTGTCAATCATTACGGCATTAGAATACCATTCCCAACACCCTCTTGCATCGGCCATTATGAAAAAGGCAGAGACAGAACATATTCAGTATACAAAAGTAGATGTGGAAGACTTCACTTCAATTACAGGGAAAGGGATTAAAGGTAAGATAAATGGCGTTACTTATATGATTGGAAGTTCTAATTGGTTCCATGAATTTTACCCTTTACCCGAAGAAGTGGAACAACTGACTGCTTCCTTACAGAACGAAGGTAAGACCGCGATGCTCGTTGGAACGGATATAGAAATCTTAGCTATTATTGCGGTTCGTGATGAAGTTCGAGAGTCCAGTCAAGAAGTGATCAAAACGTTACATCGTGCAGGAATAAAAGAAACGATTATGCTAACTGGAGATAATCAAAGTACAGCTCATGCCATTGGCCGTGAAGTAGGTGTAACCAATGTTCAAGCAGAGTTAATGCCAGAGGATAAATTGAATTATATGAAACAATTAAGAGCAAAACATGGAAAAGTGGCAATGGTAGGAGATGGAGTGAATGATGCACCAGCCTTAGCAGCTTCGACTGTTGGAATAGCTATGGGTGGAGCTGGTACCGACACAGCCCTAGAAACAGCAGATGTTGCTTTAATGGGAGATGATTTAAGAAAGCTTCCATTTGCGATAAAACTAAGTCGTAAAGCGTTGAACATTATAAAGGCCAATATCACCTTTGCCATTGCAATTAAGATGATCGCCCTCTTATTAGTCGTGCCGAACTGGTTAACATTATGGATGGCGATTCTGTCTGATATTGGTGCAACGCTATTAGTAGCCTTAAATAGTATGAGACTGATGCGCGTCAAGGAATAA
- a CDS encoding O-methyltransferase yields the protein MKQMNEYIDSLFTKKDILLEEVITSIEAHDMPSISVSPSSGKLLTMLISISKAKSVLEIGALGGYSGICLARGFGEKGKLTSLELKEEYAELAYENVKKAGFGHQVTYMTGEALHSLEQLAASNQRFDFFFIDADKGNYEHYLEYCIQLAEPNALIVTDNVLQGGSVADPECKTRRHTEFMKEFNKKVASHPQLDSLIVPIGDGLTVSVVKK from the coding sequence ATGAAACAAATGAATGAATATATTGATTCATTGTTTACTAAGAAAGACATTCTTTTAGAGGAGGTTATTACATCCATCGAAGCACATGACATGCCTTCTATCTCGGTATCACCGTCTTCAGGCAAACTTCTAACAATGCTTATCTCCATCTCAAAAGCGAAAAGTGTGCTTGAAATCGGTGCTCTTGGAGGTTACAGTGGCATTTGCCTAGCAAGAGGATTTGGAGAAAAAGGTAAATTAACTTCTCTAGAATTAAAAGAGGAGTATGCAGAGCTTGCATATGAAAATGTCAAGAAAGCTGGATTTGGTCATCAAGTAACTTATATGACTGGAGAAGCGTTACATAGTCTTGAACAATTAGCCGCTAGCAATCAGCGATTTGATTTCTTTTTTATTGATGCGGATAAAGGAAATTATGAACATTATTTAGAGTATTGTATTCAACTCGCAGAGCCCAATGCGCTTATTGTGACAGATAATGTTCTTCAAGGTGGTAGTGTAGCAGATCCAGAATGTAAGACAAGACGCCATACTGAATTTATGAAAGAGTTTAATAAAAAGGTAGCAAGCCATCCTCAATTAGACTCATTAATAGTACCAATTGGGGACGGTTTGACGGTTTCAGTTGTAAAAAAGTAA
- a CDS encoding pyridoxamine 5'-phosphate oxidase family protein has product MKIIRDKKRSFDLDAFLHKPLFAHLSTVADDAPRDSPVWFLWEESELWIIGTSADSFPKRITENPKCAIGIVDFNHKEGKVLHVGFRGQAAVEPFNVTIAKRLLTRYLGANENQWDPRFKHLDDTNVLIRFIPDTVVVRDQSYII; this is encoded by the coding sequence ATGAAAATAATCAGGGATAAGAAAAGAAGCTTTGATCTAGATGCGTTTCTACATAAACCTCTCTTTGCGCATTTATCAACAGTTGCTGATGATGCCCCGCGAGATTCACCGGTTTGGTTTCTTTGGGAGGAAAGCGAATTATGGATCATTGGAACCTCAGCTGATAGCTTCCCTAAAAGAATTACAGAAAATCCGAAATGTGCAATTGGAATCGTTGATTTTAATCACAAGGAAGGAAAAGTTTTGCATGTTGGCTTTAGAGGACAGGCGGCAGTGGAACCATTTAACGTGACCATTGCCAAACGTTTACTTACTCGTTATTTAGGAGCGAATGAAAATCAATGGGATCCAAGATTTAAGCATTTAGATGACACGAATGTCTTAATACGGTTTATACCTGATACGGTAGTAGTACGGGATCAGTCTTATATAATTTAG
- a CDS encoding cache domain-containing sensor histidine kinase, producing MKFQKKILMAFLFFILFPIFILGFVSYYVTSSTLKNKVGEETLQTLNALDLNLDMVISEVNTLSNYIASSREVQDFLMYNDEQSMLDFYNQGQAIAGLLYGQSKIDNLVLYNATEQVYSFKRTIPPTYQQFLESDYYQYLVAEEGRPVWLSTDQSSQFIDEHPIILQGRAIKDVNTLRDIGYLILEVKLERFDEVFKSLEQIGSQEMIVNQSGEIVYSLNHQMIGDTVDLPGRMGMNQSGTLIDNWDQEKSLISFIPITLNDYEPAQYFLLSIKPWSFITNETKVIRQVTIILVILVTVFVISFKQLFLNKIIHFITDFENNMKKIEKGQLDTRMKAFPIWELNHLAMGFNRMVKEISSLLSRIKGEQERKRKAEFKVLQNQINPHFLYNTLESINSLAALSGNRDISKMTINLGKLLRISINAADKVSVRDEVRHVISYMEIQKVRFEDRFTFEIEVDKQLESYYVLKLVLQPLVENILIHAFKRNQVDGIIRIRGGIAGSDGYFLVEDNGVGIPENVLETFKHCNQGSETHSQNIGCGVMNVQERMKIYYGQRYGMMICSEENKGTTIKLTFPISEGEQDDL from the coding sequence ATGAAATTTCAAAAGAAAATTTTAATGGCCTTTTTGTTTTTTATTTTATTTCCTATTTTTATCTTAGGTTTTGTCTCGTACTATGTAACCTCTTCCACGTTAAAAAACAAAGTTGGTGAAGAGACGTTACAAACGTTGAATGCACTTGATCTTAATTTGGATATGGTGATTTCAGAAGTCAATACGCTATCTAATTACATTGCTTCATCTAGGGAAGTTCAAGATTTTTTAATGTACAACGATGAACAGTCTATGCTTGATTTTTATAATCAAGGTCAAGCAATCGCAGGGTTACTTTATGGTCAGTCAAAGATTGATAATTTAGTACTGTATAATGCAACAGAACAAGTTTATAGCTTTAAGCGAACGATTCCCCCAACGTATCAACAATTTCTTGAGTCTGACTATTATCAATACTTAGTAGCAGAAGAAGGAAGACCAGTTTGGTTGTCTACAGATCAGAGCAGTCAGTTTATTGATGAGCATCCGATTATTTTGCAAGGGCGTGCAATTAAGGATGTCAATACGCTTCGTGATATAGGCTATCTTATTCTAGAAGTGAAACTAGAACGGTTTGATGAAGTGTTTAAAAGCCTTGAACAAATAGGGTCTCAGGAAATGATTGTTAATCAAAGTGGAGAGATTGTATATAGCCTCAATCATCAAATGATTGGCGATACAGTTGATTTACCGGGTAGGATGGGAATGAATCAGTCAGGTACACTGATTGACAACTGGGATCAAGAAAAGAGTCTCATTTCTTTTATTCCGATTACCTTAAATGACTATGAACCAGCTCAATATTTTCTTTTGTCGATTAAGCCTTGGAGCTTTATTACGAATGAAACAAAAGTGATACGTCAAGTTACAATCATCTTAGTTATTCTTGTGACGGTGTTTGTTATTTCTTTCAAACAGTTATTTTTGAATAAAATTATCCATTTTATCACAGATTTTGAAAATAACATGAAAAAGATAGAAAAAGGGCAATTGGATACTAGGATGAAAGCGTTTCCTATTTGGGAGTTAAATCATTTGGCGATGGGGTTTAACCGTATGGTTAAGGAAATATCCTCGTTGTTAAGTCGAATTAAAGGAGAACAAGAGAGAAAAAGAAAAGCTGAATTTAAAGTTTTGCAAAACCAAATCAACCCTCATTTTTTATATAATACGCTTGAGTCGATCAATTCTTTGGCCGCATTAAGTGGGAATCGCGATATTAGTAAGATGACGATAAATTTAGGAAAGTTGCTTCGAATAAGTATCAACGCTGCTGATAAAGTATCAGTAAGAGATGAAGTACGCCATGTCATTAGTTACATGGAAATTCAAAAAGTCCGCTTTGAGGATCGATTTACATTTGAAATAGAGGTGGACAAACAATTAGAAAGTTACTATGTCTTGAAGCTAGTTTTACAACCGTTAGTCGAAAATATATTGATTCATGCTTTCAAACGAAATCAAGTAGATGGAATCATTAGGATTCGTGGTGGTATAGCTGGAAGCGATGGTTATTTCTTGGTTGAAGATAATGGTGTAGGCATTCCAGAAAATGTACTAGAAACGTTTAAGCATTGCAATCAAGGGAGTGAGACACATAGTCAGAACATTGGTTGTGGAGTAATGAATGTGCAAGAACGGATGAAAATTTATTATGGACAACGTTATGGAATGATGATCTGTTCGGAAGAGAACAAGGGAACAACGATTAAGCTAACATTTCCGATCAGTGAGGGGGAGCAAGATGACTTATAA
- a CDS encoding ABC transporter substrate-binding protein yields MMKMHLLRCTFGIACLFLTACTMEQEVVIDSEKKEIEFFQTKTNVVDFFDQLIEDFETQHPDINVKQVNVPGGMEVLKTRIARGDVPDIFITYPIEQDYMIRATRGYLLDLSEENFISEIDPTIQERYAIDGRMYGLALSQNAVGVIYNKDVFEQLQIEIPSTWDQFISVLKKLEANDLQPLLMANKDLERVSVFNLSLVANTFDNHYWEAVNKNEIGLRGDQRWIEISNQMLEFLSFAQEGSFNMEGEDLNQAFMQGEGVMSVIGVWEIPNLEKINPEFDYGIFPFPATNDPELNKVLGGVDGGFAISADTDHPEEAKMFLEFLVEKENAQKFSDYEGNISTVKGVQQNNDKVHLLAEHISQGKSVNWPNHHWVGGTAAEEDFRKISQRFFYERDIDAYLERLEIMFEMYRQHQ; encoded by the coding sequence ATGATGAAAATGCATCTATTACGTTGTACTTTTGGGATTGCCTGTTTATTTTTGACTGCATGCACAATGGAACAAGAGGTTGTTATTGATTCAGAGAAAAAAGAAATTGAATTTTTCCAGACAAAGACAAACGTTGTTGATTTTTTTGATCAGTTAATTGAAGATTTTGAAACACAACATCCTGATATTAATGTGAAGCAAGTCAATGTTCCAGGAGGGATGGAAGTATTAAAGACGCGAATAGCACGTGGAGATGTACCTGATATTTTTATAACCTACCCAATTGAGCAAGACTATATGATCCGTGCAACAAGAGGCTATCTACTAGATTTATCAGAGGAGAACTTCATTTCAGAGATTGACCCAACCATTCAAGAGCGTTATGCGATTGATGGAAGGATGTATGGGTTGGCGCTCTCACAAAATGCTGTTGGAGTGATTTACAATAAAGATGTGTTTGAACAGTTGCAGATTGAAATTCCAAGTACGTGGGATCAATTTATAAGCGTTTTAAAGAAATTAGAAGCAAATGATTTGCAGCCTCTTTTAATGGCAAACAAAGATTTGGAAAGAGTGAGCGTCTTTAACCTTTCCCTTGTTGCCAATACTTTTGACAATCATTATTGGGAGGCGGTTAACAAAAATGAAATAGGCTTGCGAGGTGACCAAAGGTGGATTGAGATCTCGAATCAAATGCTCGAATTTTTAAGTTTTGCTCAGGAAGGTTCTTTTAATATGGAGGGGGAGGATCTTAATCAAGCCTTTATGCAGGGGGAAGGAGTCATGAGCGTGATTGGTGTTTGGGAGATTCCGAATCTTGAGAAGATCAATCCGGAGTTTGACTATGGTATTTTCCCTTTTCCTGCAACGAATGACCCAGAATTGAATAAGGTTCTTGGAGGAGTTGATGGTGGTTTTGCTATTTCAGCTGATACAGACCATCCTGAGGAAGCAAAAATGTTTCTAGAATTTCTGGTTGAAAAAGAGAATGCACAAAAGTTTTCGGACTATGAGGGGAATATAAGTACTGTTAAAGGAGTTCAGCAAAACAATGACAAAGTTCATTTATTAGCTGAACATATCAGTCAAGGTAAATCTGTCAATTGGCCGAATCATCATTGGGTTGGTGGGACAGCAGCTGAAGAGGATTTCAGGAAAATTTCACAACGTTTTTTTTATGAACGTGATATCGATGCTTATTTAGAAAGGTTAGAGATCATGTTTGAGATGTATAGACAACATCAGTAG